Proteins from a genomic interval of Phalacrocorax aristotelis chromosome 3, bGulAri2.1, whole genome shotgun sequence:
- the INSM1 gene encoding LOW QUALITY PROTEIN: insulinoma-associated protein 1 (The sequence of the model RefSeq protein was modified relative to this genomic sequence to represent the inferred CDS: inserted 1 base in 1 codon) encodes MAPARLKAAAAAAPRAERGAGXRGRRRRGGGAKMPRGFLVKRSRRPTPVSYRARCCREAAGPPLPVAAAPPPPPRDSPPAPVPFGTPDAAVQALYSPTRPVSRDKYLERGFSLGSPVSAESFPAPAVPGTMDPLLFAPAELKLWAAAGHAEPPAAPAAAAPGPGPGGAPAAPPAPAGPGRPPPAKRPPGAAEPGRQKAPSGKKAKAIRKLTFEDEVTTSPVLGLRIKEGPVEAPAKARGGCARPLGEFICQLCKEEYGDPFALAQHRCSRIVRVEYRCPECDKVFSCPANLASHRRWHKPRPPAAKGGPEAGRPPPEEPPKEAGGSGSERDTPSPGGASEAGSEEGLFECPRCAKRFRRQAYLRKHLLGHPAPAPAPAPAPEPAAEEPPAPPPAECRLCPVCGETFPSKSSQERHLRLLHAAQVFPCKYCPATFYSSPGLTRHINKCHPSENRQVILLQVPLRPAC; translated from the exons ATGGCCCCGGCCCGCTTaaaggcggcggcggcggcggcgccgcgggCAGAGCGAGGAGCGG gccgcggccgccgccggcgcggaggcggcgcgaAGATGCCCCGCGGCTTCCTGGTGAAGCGCAGCCGGCGGCCCACGCCCGTTTCCTACCGGGCGCGCTGCTGCCGCGAGGCCGCCGGCCCGCCGCTCCCCGtcgccgccgcgccgccgccgccgccccgggacTCGCCGCCGGCGCCGGTGCCGTTCGGGACACCCGATGCCGCCGTGCAGGCGCTGTACAGCCCCACGCGGCCCGTCAGCAGGGACAAGTACCTGGAGCGCGGCTTCAGCCTGGGCTCCCCCGTCTCGGCCGAGTCCTTCCCCGCCCCGGCCGTCCCCGGCACCATGGACCCGCTCCTCTTCGCTCCGGCCGAGCTCAAGCTCTGGGCCGCCGCCGGCCACGCcgagccgcccgccgcccccgccgccgccgcccccggtcccggtcccggcggagccccggccgcgccgcccgcaccggccggccccggccgcccgccgcccgccaaGCGTCCGCCCGGTGCCGCCGAGCCCGGGCGACAGAAGGCCCCGTCGGGCAAGAAGGCGAAGGCGATCCGCAAGCTGACCTTCGAGGACGAGGTGACCACGTCGCCCGTGCTGGGGCTGCGCATCAAGGAGGGCCCGGTGGAGGCGCCGGCCAAGGCGCGGGGCGGCTGCGCCCGGCCGCTGGGCGAGTtcatctgccagctctgcaagGAGGAGTACGGGGACCCCTTCGCGCTGGCGCAGCACCGCTGCTCCCGCATCGTCCGGGTGGAGTACCGCTGCCCCGAGTGCGACAAGGTCTTCTCCTGCCCCGCCAACCTCGCCTCCCACCGCCGCTGGCACAAgccgcgcccgcccgccgccaaGGGCGGCCCCGAGGCGGGCAGGCCGCCGCCGGAGGAGCCGCCGAAGGAGGCGGGCGGCAGCGGCAGCGAGCGGGACACGCCGAGCCCCGGCGGTGCCTCGGAGGCGGGCTCCGAGGAGGGGCTCTTCGAGTGCCCCCGCTGCGCCAAGCGGTTCCGCCGGCAGGCCTACCTGCGCAAGCACCTGCTGGGCcacccggccccggccccggcgcccgccccggccccagAGCCCGCCGCCGAGGAgccgcccgcgccgccgcccgccgagTGCCGCCTGTGCCCCGTGTGCGGGGAGACCTTCCCCAGCAAGAGCAGCCAGGAGCGGCACCTCCGCCTCCTGCACGCCGCCCAGGTCTTCCCCTGCAAGTACTGCCCGGCCACCTTCTACAGCTCGCCCGGCCTCACCCGGCACATCAACAAGTGCCACCCCTCCGAGAACAGGCAGGTCATCCTGCTCCAGGTGCCGCTGCGCCCCGCCTGCTAG